In Methanoregula formicica SMSP, the DNA window CCATCTCCCTGACCAGCGGGGTCGCAGAATCCCCGGAAAAAGAGGCCGGGTACATGGCCGAGGTCGTCCGGCATCTTGCAGCACAATTCGATTTGCCCATCGGCGTCTCGGTCTACCCGACTGCAACATCTACCGAAGATCTCCATGCGGCAGGAGCCATTGAGATAAAGTACAATGTCGAGACAATGGACCGTGCAATCTTTGAACGGGTCTGTCCCGGGCTCTCGCTGGATTATATCCTGTCTTCTCTTGAAAACGCAGTCCGGGTTTTCGGGAAGAACCGGGTATCCTCGAACTTCATCATCGGCCTTGGTGAGACTGACGCGTGCGTTCAGGAGGGAATCGAGACTCTTACCTCAATGGGAGTCATCCCCAACCTGCGCCCGATCTCGCCGCATCCCTTAAGGAAAGGTGAGATCGCCGTGGACCGCCCGTCAGGGTACCGCCTCATGCTCCTTGCACGGCTCAACAAATCCGCTCTCGAACGCCACGGGCTCGATATCCGGGTTGCACAGACCATGTGCCTGCCATGCACCGGCTGCGATCTGACTCCCCAGCGGGATCTGTGAATCCTTTTTCAGGCATACTCTTTCATGTCCTGAACTTCCATTTTTTGCCAATATCGGGTAATTTCAGATTGCCAGCATCCGATCTATCGCCGCCCGCGCTTTTATGGCAACACTATCAGGGACGGTGATGCGGGAGCTGTTTTGGATAAGCGCGGCATATACCTTCGCGAGGTCGGTCTTTTTCATATTCCGGCAGATTGCGTGGTCCGAAAGGGGATAACACTGTTTATCCGGGCACTCTTTTTTGAGCCGGTGTAAGATCCCGACTTCGGTACCGATGACGAACTCGGGATCAACAGAAGTACAGACATGTCTGATGACTCCCGATGTACTGGCAACAGGATCCGCGAGGTCAATCACTTCCGGTCTGCATTCCGGGTGAATCTTGTTTTATTTGTTGAATCTTCTCTGTGAGTTCCGTTGAATTCAGCATAGTGGAAATCCCCAATGGATTGTCTCTTGCTTACCTTCCCGGGGGAAAAACTCTGGCAGATACTGCCTATATCAAAATGTTTATGCATTCACAATTGTTATTTATTTGGTCAGGATTCCCTCGGTTGAACGTGCGATACTGCTGGTATGGCGTTGCTTGATATCCAGTGCATATCAGCGCGTCCGGTTTCCGACAACAGTTCACGTGAAGGGCCCGGGAACATTTTACCAAGGCAGTGACGGTTATGAAATCATCTTCTGTTAGTGACGAACATATCATCGAGGCGATTGGCCGGTCCCGGATCGTTATCCGGGATGGTGTTATCGTGGAGATCGGCGAAGCACAGGTCAGGAAATGCCCGCTGGCAAAACGGTTTGCATACCCGGTGCCGGTGATTACCATAGATGCAGTGAAGGCAAACATCGAACACCGGATAAAGGCATTCGGCATGTGCACACCCGACCGTGATGTCATCGATACCCGCGAGTTCGTGGGATTCGGAGCAACAGAATTGCTCAGTTTCGCGTCTCGTGCGGGTCTGATCGATGCAGCAGTGCTGGCATGCGATGGTGCCGGAACAGTTATTGTGAAGGACCCTGCCCTGATCCAGGGTATCGGGGGAAGGATGTCGGGCCTTGTCTCGACGAGTCCGATCGCGAAGGTCATCCGGCGCATCGAGAAACATGGCGGTATAGTTGTGGATAAGAAGCATGCGTCGCTCGACCAGTTCGCCGGTGTGGAATGGGCATATGACGTGGGGTATACGAAGGTCGCCGTGACTGTTGCACGCCCCGAGGTGGCAGTGAAGATCCGGATTGCGTTCCCTGACACGCTCATCTTTGGTGTCCATGTCACCGGTCTCACCCGTGAAGAAGCTGAGTCAATGGTGGCCGCTGCAGACCTGATGACCTCCTGTGCATCCGGGACGGTGCGGGATGTTGCCGGGGCAAAGGCGTTGCTCCAGGCAGGTGTCTCGGTTCCGATCTTCGCTATCACGAAACGCGGAAAAGAGATCATCATCGAGAAGATACGGCAGACCGATGAACCGGTTCTGATAAAACCCACAAAACTCCCGGCCCTGGATGCAAACCAGCCTGACCCGCTGGTGTGATCCCTTTCTTTCTGAGATATGATACAGAGGAAAAATACTCTTTTAATATTTTCACATCTGATTGCGTTTTTTACTCCGGAAGCAGGTAAATCCTGCCGATGACCGAACCTATAAATATTCACAATTGTTATTTGGTATGGTAAGATTCACAATCGTGAACAAGAGTGCCAGTGTGGCAGAGTGGTTACGCGGCTGATTGCAGATCAGCTACATCCCGGTTCAATTCCGGGCGCTGGCTTAATTATGTACCAGAAACAGGTGACACAGTATGAGTATCCGTATACAGAAAACATTCGAAGCACTCTTCGCGCTTGAAGAGGTCCGGGGGCTCTTCCGCGAGTCGCTCCCGACCGGGTTCGACCCGGCTGAGGAGGCCGCATTCCGGCAGAAAATTGCCGAAGTGAAAGCCATCCTTGCGGATCTCGA includes these proteins:
- a CDS encoding radical SAM protein; the protein is MHRGLTAETKALLINIGSADIDPCLLPADFRTTATAGPGAGGVSFFLRSGDHRVRLSIKPDSSLKVIPWNEGVAVQKEGRIIAYGTLELPLCHCPEQAYITVSERCIFDCKFCPVPKLNGHVKTIAEITGLVDAALARGTVRAISLTSGVAESPEKEAGYMAEVVRHLAAQFDLPIGVSVYPTATSTEDLHAAGAIEIKYNVETMDRAIFERVCPGLSLDYILSSLENAVRVFGKNRVSSNFIIGLGETDACVQEGIETLTSMGVIPNLRPISPHPLRKGEIAVDRPSGYRLMLLARLNKSALERHGLDIRVAQTMCLPCTGCDLTPQRDL
- the nadA gene encoding quinolinate synthase NadA, producing MHPECRPEVIDLADPVASTSGVIRHVCTSVDPEFVIGTEVGILHRLKKECPDKQCYPLSDHAICRNMKKTDLAKVYAALIQNSSRITVPDSVAIKARAAIDRMLAI
- a CDS encoding methanogenesis marker 8 protein, whose product is MKSSSVSDEHIIEAIGRSRIVIRDGVIVEIGEAQVRKCPLAKRFAYPVPVITIDAVKANIEHRIKAFGMCTPDRDVIDTREFVGFGATELLSFASRAGLIDAAVLACDGAGTVIVKDPALIQGIGGRMSGLVSTSPIAKVIRRIEKHGGIVVDKKHASLDQFAGVEWAYDVGYTKVAVTVARPEVAVKIRIAFPDTLIFGVHVTGLTREEAESMVAAADLMTSCASGTVRDVAGAKALLQAGVSVPIFAITKRGKEIIIEKIRQTDEPVLIKPTKLPALDANQPDPLV